From the genome of Fundulus heteroclitus isolate FHET01 chromosome 9, MU-UCD_Fhet_4.1, whole genome shotgun sequence, one region includes:
- the tmem221 gene encoding transmembrane protein 221 → MALKYSQRSLIVLSLLGVLSAIMAVLSVILIFQLQSQRAAVKEPSTAASYSFIPADVWAALLPVSTVLSALSLTLNLSSVVVCLLHSYFSTEVCRGDQDTERADWFLLDSRAVRHVAIGLFCLGVSVYLAAMSIFMLLICEMETGIASACVLSSGIMILLVAVIHSLVKASQSAKHYKGDLADTLYQNDHGGMPISRPCELRVGVDKPRIHRSQSHIQHPISYPPCGNIRQRELYQQQYSPTEGSQSQSSDKDGFSGGGSCPRMHRTLSTESGLLQAQVKPWNGVNNEMRSVLARKSGISAKDSTLV, encoded by the exons ATGGCGCTCAAGTACAGCCAGCGATCTTTAATTGTTCTGTCTTTACTGGGGGTGCTGTCGGCCATCATGGCCGTATTATCGGTGATCTTGATATTCCAGCTGCAGTCCCAGCGGGCGGCGGTGAAGGAGCCCTCCACCGCCGCCTCCTACTCGTTCATACCCGCTGACGTCTGGGCCGCCCTGCTGCCGGTCTCCACGGTGCTCTCGGCGCTGTCCCTCACCCTCAACTTGAGCTCCGTGGTCGTGTGTCTCCTCCACAGCTACTTTTCCACGGAGGTCTGCAGAGGGGATCAGGACACGGAGAG AGCCGACTGGTTCCTTCTGGATAGCAGAGCTGTACGGCATGTGGCTATTGGACTATTCTGCCTGGGGGTGTCTGTCTATTTGGCAG CAATGTCCATCTTCATGCTCCTGATATGCGAGATGGAAACGGGTATCGCCAGCGCCTGCGTACTCTCCTCTGGGATCATGATCCTGCTGGTGGCGGTGATACACTCCCTGGTCAAAGCTTCCCAAAGCGCCAAGCACTACAAGGGCGACCTAGCCGACACCCTCTATCAAAACGACCACGGCGGCATGCCCATCTCACGGCCCTGCGAGCTGAGAGTCGGGGTGGACAAACCACGGATTCACCGCAGCCAGTCTCACATCCAGCATCCGATCTCGTACCCGCCGTGCGGCAACATCAGGCAGCGAGAGCTTTACCAGCAGCAGTACTCCCCCACCGAAGGCTCTCAGAGCCAATCCAGTGATAAGGATGGCTTCAGCGGCGGCGGGAGCTGCCCTCGCATGCACCGGACCTTGTCCACTGAGTCCGGCTTGCTGCAGGCTCAGGTGAAACCCTGGAACGGGGTCAACAACGAGATGAGGAGCGTTTTAGCTCGCAAATCAGGGATCTCGGCAAAAGACTCAACCCTCGTGTGA
- the borcs8 gene encoding BLOC-1-related complex subunit 8 isoform X1: MEDQEMQLKVRRVSDKFTESMYVLANEPSVALYRLQEHVRRSLPELVQHKETDYGPRNVEGRGGEAQLWDVTRHPELASTFSCTSTIRLRLKWGQGETTKHHNEATPPSTTTHLLKHKSLCGAGYPSTASFSIRNTEVMAAQRMHCSLKLDGRIRGKAAALVCLCC, translated from the exons ATGGAGGACCAAGAAATGCAACTAAAAGTTAGAAgag TGAGTGACAAATTCACGGAGAGCATGTACGTTCTGGCCAACGAGCCGTCAGTGGCTCTCTACAGGCTGCAGGAGCACGTCAGGAGGTCCCTGCCCGAGCTGGTGCAACACAAG GAAACGGACTATGGACCCAGGAATGTTGAAGGAAGGGGGGGAGAGGCACAGCTCTGGGATGTAACGCGACATCCTGAGTTGGCCTCGACGTTCTCTTGCACGTCTACCATTCGACTGCGGCTGAAGTGGGGTCAAGGGGAGACAACCAAGCATCACAATGAAGCGacccccccctccaccaccacccATCTGCTAAAGCACAAGTCACTCTGTGGAGCGGGGTACCCCAGCACTGCCAGCTTCAGCATTAGAAACACTGAAGTCATGGCTGCTCAAAGAATGCATTGTTCTCTGAAACTGGACGGCAGGATTAGAGGAAAAGCAGCAGCGCTGGTATGCCTCTGTTGCTGA
- the borcs8 gene encoding BLOC-1-related complex subunit 8 isoform X3, with product MEDQEMQLKVRRVSDKFTESMYVLANEPSVALYRLQEHVRRSLPELVQHKTDMQSWEEQSQGAIYSVEYACSAVKSMTNSSVYFKNIDSLLRQAITMKEQISNSHGRRKRTMDPGMLKEGGERHSSGM from the exons ATGGAGGACCAAGAAATGCAACTAAAAGTTAGAAgag TGAGTGACAAATTCACGGAGAGCATGTACGTTCTGGCCAACGAGCCGTCAGTGGCTCTCTACAGGCTGCAGGAGCACGTCAGGAGGTCCCTGCCCGAGCTGGTGCAACACAAG ACAGACATGCAGAGCTGGGAAGAACAGAGTCAGGGGGCCATCTACTCTGTAGAGTATGCATGCAG tgcCGTGAAAAGCATGACCAACAGCAGTGTGTATTTCAAAAACATTGACAGCCTTCTTCGACAAGCCATCACCATGAAGGAACAGATTAGTAACAGTCATGGACGCAG GAAACGGACTATGGACCCAGGAATGTTGAAGGAAGGGGGGGAGAGGCACAGCTCTGGGATGTAA
- the borcs8 gene encoding BLOC-1-related complex subunit 8 isoform X2, translated as MEDQEMQLKVRRVSDKFTESMYVLANEPSVALYRLQEHVRRSLPELVQHKTDMQSWEEQSQGAIYSVEYACSAVKSMTNSSVYFKNIDSLLRQAITMKEQISNSHGRRQNDETSSPGPPVPAAQTSSASS; from the exons ATGGAGGACCAAGAAATGCAACTAAAAGTTAGAAgag TGAGTGACAAATTCACGGAGAGCATGTACGTTCTGGCCAACGAGCCGTCAGTGGCTCTCTACAGGCTGCAGGAGCACGTCAGGAGGTCCCTGCCCGAGCTGGTGCAACACAAG ACAGACATGCAGAGCTGGGAAGAACAGAGTCAGGGGGCCATCTACTCTGTAGAGTATGCATGCAG tgcCGTGAAAAGCATGACCAACAGCAGTGTGTATTTCAAAAACATTGACAGCCTTCTTCGACAAGCCATCACCATGAAGGAACAGATTAGTAACAGTCATGGACGCAG ACAAAATGATGAGACTTCATCTCCCGGCCCCCCTGTTCCTGCCGCCCAAACCTCATCTGCTTCCTCATGA